The Limanda limanda chromosome 13, fLimLim1.1, whole genome shotgun sequence genome has a window encoding:
- the LOC133018532 gene encoding protein NYNRIN-like, whose product MLDTEQMITKAINHCEFKQEINKERLIELYAKYSHDAYKQMPEHTIVVSGKDITFLVDSGATESVIKCGEFDITPKMSARYLRTIGATGTTVTERYTVPLSCHDEVEGSFKHSFLLSPRCPVNLMGRDLMCLMGIMLISTSQGIVVSRVPQTSVFVKHGKEDLIYSYQWNIPDSDLTAVNSTLLQQAKSLSTDVLTDVMTTQSLHCTAHISVGSDHLFEQNWFKEGQVEDKLRLNWLYWNNNHCVVSVALTDSLKQDLLEVSHSDPYVPLIKPRQEEWKDLETWTKRCNAATGWEKTSDPNIDLHRGLKVNRRRFSAVINAIRSVELIPDIDFVNVKHTPQIGKPLDMSDEGFSFVLNISDIPELNQVPSCVWAEHKYDVGLIKGADPIVIIPKSSYRPCQNQYPLKKEAVEGIKPVFESLLRAGVIVPCEKSPVRTPIFPVRKMKESGQPQGWRFVQDLQAVNAAVQARAPNVPNPHTILSQVPSESKWFSVVDLSNAFFSIPIHPDSQFWFAFSFEGKMYTFTRLCQGYCESPTIFNAALRDNLESLDLPAGSALLQYVDDLMICSPTKETCVQDTVALLKHLATNGHKVSLSKMQFVSEKVTFLGHIITSEGKTLSSKRIEAIQTIPKPETKKQVMSFLGMTSYCRQWIPHYAEIEAPLSAIVYGKGLTANNRVTWTTEAEKAFVDLKLAMQSPPTLGLPDCTRRFTQTVDERGGYMTSVLLQDHGGRLRPVAYFSSRLDSVAAGLPTCLRAVAAAEKAVIASRDVVGYADLTLLVPHAVSMILLEQKTSHLSTARWLRYNTVLLEMPNITIKRCTVLNPATLLPTPGDGEPHDCVAVITEICSPRPDLQDVPLVNADMELFVDGSASRDPATSRNQVGFAVTTLYDTIIAEPLPSQYSAQAAELVALTEACKYARDKSVNIFTDSRYAWGVAHDFGRLWANRKFLTSTGKPITHHTLVAALLDAVLLPKLIAICKCEAHTRELDSVSRGNARADIAAKAAAKRSLPVNDAFVLDVPVTPNADLQELQARATPEEKVVWKKAGCSVTDGIWCGPDGKPCLPKYLFPYYAKLIHGKDHVSKGGMQADIQKYWFTKGFSNYSKKFCQKCVICATNNIGRGIHTAQSAHPAPNEPFDHLQMDFIELTPSEGKKYCLVVVDMFSKWVEAFPSSKQDSSAVAKALLGEFIPRWGIPRKISSDNGTPFVSAALKSVGEYLGIDMRQHCAYHPASGGAVERENGTLKNKLVKCCEETGLTWTKALPIVLMYMRSRVRSKNGLSPYEILFSRPMETGIGPVKRQLPQTSQCEDEMLRYCVNLSSVLLDIHRQVKDALPKSIDGELHDLKPGDWIVVKDLRRKSWRARRWNGPYQVLLTTQTAVKVAERATWVHASHCKRVPEPGEDSSGQNVR is encoded by the coding sequence ATGTTGGACACAGAGCAGATGATTACGAAGGCTATTAATCATTGTGAGTTTAAGCAGGAGATTAATAAAGAGAGGCTCATTGAGCTTTATGCTAAATATTCACATGATGCATATAAACAGATGCCGGAACACACGATTGTAGTGAGTGGTAAAGACATCACATTTTTGGTAGATTCAGGGGCCACAGAATCAGTCATTAAATGTGGAGAGTTTGATATTACTCCTAAAATGAGTGCCAGATATCTCAGAACGATTGGAGCAACTGGTACTACAGTGACAGAGAGATATACTGTACCATTGTCTTGTCATGATGAGGTTGAAGGGAGCTTTAAACATTCATTCTTGTTGTCACCACGGTGTCCAGTAAATCTTATGGGTAgagatttgatgtgtttgaTGGGCATTATGTTAATCTCAACATCACAAGGTATAGTCGTAAGTAGAGTtccacaaacatcagtgtttgtgAAACATGGTAAAGAGGATTTAATATATTCGTATCAATGGAATATTCCAGACTCTGATCTCACTGCTGTAAACAGCACTCTTCTGCAACAGGCAAAATCACTTAGTACAGATGTGTTAACAGATGTTATGACAACACAAAGCTTACATTGTACAGCACACATCTCCGTTGGATCAGATCATTTGTTTGAGCAAAACTGGTTTAAAGAAGGCCAGGTTGAAGACAAACTTAGGCTGAATTGGCTATACTGGAACAATAACCACTGTGTTGTATCAGTAGCTCTAACTGACTCACTTAAACAAGATTTGCTTGAAGTGTCACATTCTGATCCTTATGTTCCACTAATCAAACCCAGACAGGAAGAATGGAAGGACTTGGAAACTTGGACCAAAAGGTGTAATGCAGCTACTGGATGGGAGAAAACATCTGATCCTAATATTGATTTACACAGAGGTTTGAAGGTTAATcgtaggagattttctgcagtGATAAATGCAATCAGGAGTGTTGAACTCATTCCTGATATAGATTTTGTCAATGTTAAACATACACCGCAAATAGGAAAACCTCTTGATATGAGTGATGAAGGATTCAGTTTTGTGTTAAACATAAGTGACATTCCTGAATTGAATCAGGTACCGTCATGTGTGTGGGCTGAGCACAAATATGATGTGGGTCTAATCAAAGGAGCAGACCCAATAGTGATAATCCCTAAATCATCATATAGACCATGTCAAAATCAATATCCATTGAAAAAGGAAGCAGTGGAAGGTATTAAACCAGTCTTTGAATCTCTTTTAAGGGCTGGGGTGATAGTTCCATGTGAAAAATCTCCTGTTCGAACACCTATTTTTCCTGTTAGGAAAATGAAGGAATCTGGACAACCACAAGGATGGAGATTTGTGCAGGACTTGCAAGCAGTTAATGCTGCAGTACAGGCTCGTGCACCAAATGTTCCGAATCCTCATACTATTCTTTCACAGGTTCCATCTGAGAGTAAATGGTTTTCTGTGGTTGATTTGTCAAACGCATTTTTCAGTATTCCCATTCACCCCGACAGTCAGTTCtggtttgcattttcttttgaaggaaaaatgtacacatttacaCGCCTTTGTCAGGGGTATTGTGAGTCACCCACAATCTTTAATGCAGCATTAAGGGACAATCTGGAATCACTGGATCTACCAGCAGGTAGTGCCCTTTTGCAGTATGTGGATGATTTAATGATCTGTTCCCCCACAAAGGAGACATGTGTACAGGACACAGTGGCGTTACTCAAACATTTAGCTACAAATGGTCATAAAGTTAGTTTGTCTAAAATGCAATTTGTTTCGGAAAAAGTTACCTTTCTGGGTCATATAATCACATCAGAGGGTAAAACCCTCTCATCCAAACGAATTGAAGCTATTCAAACTATCCCAAagccagaaacaaagaaacaagtcaTGAGTTTTTTAGGGATGACTTCGTATTGTCGGCAATGGATTCCACATTATGCTGAAATAGAGGCACCACTATCAGCAATTGTGTATGGAAAAGGCCTCACTGCAAATAACAGAGTCACCTGGACAACTGAAGCTGAGAAAGCTTTTGTTGATTTGAAGTTAGCTATGCAATCTCCTCCGACATTAGGACTACCAGACTGTACCAGGCGCTTTACACAGACTGTGGATGAAAGAGGCGGGTATATgacatctgtgctgctgcaggaccaTGGGGGACGACTGAGACCGGTAGCTTATTTTTCCTCACGACTTGACTCTGTGGCAGCAGGACTCCCAACTTGTCTTAGGGCTGTAGCAGCTGCTGAGAAAGCTGTGATTGCATCACGTGATGTTGTGGGTTATGCTGATTTGACGCTACTGGTGCCACATGCTGTTTCAATGATTTTGCTTGAACAAAAAACTTCTCACCTTTCAACAGCTAGATGGCTCAGATATAATACAGTGTTACTTGAAATGCCAAACATCACTATTAAGAGGTGCACTGTTCTTAACCCCGCTACTCTCCTCCCTACACCAGGTGATGGAGAGCCACATGATTGTGTTGCAGTAATAACTGAAATTTGTTCTCCCAGACCAGATTTACAGGATGTACCACTGGTGAATGCAGACATGGAGCTGTTTGtggacggctcagcatcaaggGATCCAGCAACTAGTAGAAACCAAGTGGGTTTTGCAGTAACAACTTTGTATGATACAATCATAGCTGAACCACTCCCATCACAGTATTCTGCACAAGCTGCAGAATTAGTTGCATTGACTGAAGCATGCAAATATGCAAGAGACAAGAGTGTCAACATCTTCACTGATAGTAGATACGCATGGGGTGTGGCACATGATTTTGGCAGACTTTGGGctaatagaaagtttttaacctCTACAGGTAAACCCATTACACACCATACCCTGGTTGCTGCTCTTCTTGATGCTGTGTTGCTACCTAAACTGATTGCAATCTGTAAATGTGAAGCGCATACTAGGGAACTTGACTCAGTTTCACGGGGAAATGCAAGAGCAGATATTGCTGCAAAGGCTGCAGCGAAACGTAGCCTGCCAGTTaatgatgcttttgttttggatgTGCCCGTGACACCTAATGCTGATTTACAGGAGCTGCAAGCGAGGGCAACACCAGAGGAGAAGGTTGTTTGGAAGAAAGCAGGCTGTTCTGTTACTGACGGAATTTGGTGTGGGCCAGATGGAAAACCTTGTTTACCTAAATATCTGTTTCCTTATTATGCTAAGTTGATACACGGTAAAGACCATGTGTCAAAGGGGGGAATGCAAGCAGATATACAGAAGTATTGGTTTACAAAAGGATTTTCAAACTACTCAAAAAAATTCTGTcagaaatgtgtaatttgtgCTACGAATAATATTGGTAGAGGAATCCATACTGCACAAAGTGCACATCCAGCACCAAACGAACCATTTGATCATTTACAGATGGATTTTATTGAACTAACACCAAGCGAGGGAAAGAAGTACTGTCTTGTTGTGGTTGACATGTTTTCCAAATGGGTAGAGGCTTTTCCCTCATCGAAACAGGATTCTTCAGCAGTGGCAAAGGCACTTCTGGGGGAATTCATTCCTCGGTGGGGAATCCCAAGAAAGATATCCAGTGATAATGGTACTCCATTTGTAAGCGCAGCTTTAAAGAGTGTTGGTGAGTATTTGGGTATCGATATGCGACAACATTGTGCTTACCATCCTGCTAGTGGAGGAGCAGTGGAAAGAGAAAACggcacattgaaaaacaaactggtcaaATGCTGTGAGGAAACAGGGCTGACATGGACAAAGGCATTACCTATTGTTTTAATGTACATGAGATCTAGAGTGAGAAGTAAGAATGGTTTGAGTCCTTATGAGATTCTCTTTTCACGTCCAATGGAGACAGGAATTGGTCCTGTTAAAAGGCAGCTTCCTCAGACCAGTCAATGTGAAGATGAAATGTTGCGATATTGTGTAAAtctttcctctgttctccttgATATCCACAGGCAGGTGAAAGACGCCCTACCAAAATCCATAGACGGTGAACTGCATGAtttgaaaccaggagactggattgtggtGAAGGACCTGAGGAGGAAAAGCTGGAGAGCACGCCGGTGGAACGGGCCCTATCAAGTTCTTCTCACCACGCAGACGGCAGTGAAGGTCGCAGAGAGGGCAACCTGGGTACATGCAAGCCATTGCAAGAGGGTACCTGAGCCAGGAGAGGATTCTTCAGGACAGAACGTGCGTTGA